A single window of Granulicella mallensis MP5ACTX8 DNA harbors:
- a CDS encoding glycosyltransferase: MRIAFLGVRVPGHLYPMTTLARKLKARGHDVVFISVLDTEPFVIAANLPYVPFCEQDFPLGSVRKTIDQLSKLQGHAALEFALRSVAKSLSSSFKNLPQTLREAEVDALVLDQADYGLGLVPMHLGMPYAHVSNALHIDFSAVTPVCTVDWQHETTSEALARNQAGLKAFMQIYEPATSIAHNYAKQVGLDVDWSDPFVSLSKLAWITQAPKEFDFKSSHWPAQFHYAGPLHDGLGRIESNFPWDRLTGEPLIYASMGTLQNGLESVFSAIAEAVGTKPGMQLVLSIGESLDPGKINSLPVNCIVVKNAPQIELLKRAALCITHAGLNTALESLAQGVPMVAIPVSTDQPGVAARIAYTKTGSYVPLQELTAPKLSTLIDEVLTNPEYRQNANKMREAIAKTNGLEVAADILEQAFNLPR; this comes from the coding sequence ATGAGAATTGCATTTTTGGGAGTCCGTGTGCCCGGGCACCTCTACCCAATGACCACACTCGCCCGCAAGTTGAAAGCTCGTGGCCATGACGTAGTATTCATATCTGTTCTCGATACTGAGCCCTTCGTAATCGCGGCGAACCTTCCCTATGTCCCGTTCTGCGAACAAGATTTTCCATTAGGCTCCGTGCGGAAAACTATCGATCAACTGAGTAAGCTGCAGGGACATGCTGCCCTGGAGTTCGCCCTTAGGTCGGTCGCCAAGAGCCTGAGCTCATCGTTCAAGAACTTGCCACAGACTCTGCGGGAGGCTGAAGTGGATGCATTAGTTCTCGATCAGGCGGACTACGGACTCGGTCTTGTTCCGATGCATCTCGGCATGCCCTATGCCCATGTCTCAAACGCTCTTCACATTGACTTCTCCGCGGTTACTCCGGTCTGTACCGTTGATTGGCAACATGAGACTACCTCGGAAGCACTGGCCAGAAATCAGGCCGGTCTCAAGGCATTCATGCAGATTTATGAACCAGCTACGTCGATAGCGCACAATTATGCAAAGCAGGTTGGATTGGATGTCGACTGGAGCGATCCTTTCGTTTCGCTCTCGAAACTGGCCTGGATTACACAGGCTCCTAAGGAATTCGACTTTAAAAGTTCTCATTGGCCTGCACAGTTTCACTACGCAGGCCCGCTTCACGACGGGCTTGGCCGGATTGAATCTAACTTTCCGTGGGACCGTTTGACGGGTGAGCCCCTCATTTACGCTTCGATGGGAACACTACAGAACGGTCTAGAATCTGTCTTCAGTGCGATCGCGGAGGCGGTCGGGACAAAGCCCGGAATGCAGCTTGTCCTCTCCATTGGAGAGTCTCTCGATCCCGGAAAGATCAACTCGTTACCTGTCAATTGCATCGTCGTGAAGAATGCGCCGCAGATAGAACTTCTCAAGCGTGCGGCACTATGCATCACGCACGCGGGACTCAACACCGCGCTTGAATCTCTGGCACAAGGCGTTCCTATGGTCGCGATTCCGGTTTCGACCGACCAGCCTGGCGTGGCGGCGCGGATTGCTTATACGAAGACGGGTTCCTATGTGCCGTTACAAGAGTTGACGGCTCCCAAGCTTTCGACTCTCATCGACGAAGTTTTAACTAACCCAGAGTATCGACAGAACGCCAACAAGATGCGGGAAGCAATCGCCAAGACAAACGGACTCGAAGTGGCGGCAGATATCCTGGAACAGGCATTTAACCTCCCCCGATGA
- a CDS encoding carotenoid biosynthesis protein produces the protein MLKKMAWLFFAITSYLILADAVQPWMRLPKLGHAGFTMVFVLFSLLHCAVLKGKKTTAYFFAVSAFISFALEEIGVRTGLIYGHYHYSNLLGPKLGSVPIIIPLAWFMMIYPSWRLAGVLTRAINSNSLFGRSTQALIAAMVMTAWDMVMDPANTAAGLWIWERGGIYFGVPRQNYLGWIFTTFLIYWTMSLLSNGKQQTTVDRGFSVLPVMVYALYAVRYIVADRVPALQLVALFAMGMPAFLALASIYLNRQSNIAVIPE, from the coding sequence ATGTTGAAAAAAATGGCGTGGCTTTTCTTCGCTATTACTTCGTACTTAATACTGGCAGATGCCGTTCAGCCATGGATGCGCCTTCCAAAGCTAGGCCACGCTGGGTTTACGATGGTATTCGTACTTTTTTCTCTGCTTCACTGTGCCGTCCTGAAAGGTAAAAAAACAACAGCTTATTTCTTTGCAGTATCTGCTTTCATTTCCTTTGCGCTGGAGGAGATCGGCGTCCGCACAGGTTTGATTTATGGGCACTATCACTACAGCAACCTGTTGGGACCGAAACTAGGCTCTGTGCCCATCATCATCCCGCTGGCCTGGTTCATGATGATCTATCCGTCCTGGAGATTGGCGGGCGTGCTGACCCGTGCAATCAATAGCAACTCCCTTTTCGGGCGTTCGACGCAAGCGCTCATCGCGGCAATGGTGATGACGGCATGGGACATGGTGATGGATCCGGCAAATACGGCAGCTGGCCTATGGATATGGGAGCGGGGCGGAATCTATTTTGGCGTTCCTCGTCAGAACTATCTCGGCTGGATATTTACTACCTTCCTTATCTACTGGACGATGAGCCTTCTCTCGAATGGAAAGCAGCAAACAACTGTAGACAGAGGATTTTCAGTGTTACCTGTTATGGTGTATGCGTTATATGCCGTTCGCTATATTGTTGCTGATCGTGTCCCGGCACTTCAGCTAGTTGCGCTCTTTGCCATGGGAATGCCGGCATTCTTAGCGCTGGCGTCGATTTATCTGAACCGACAATCCAATATCGCTGTCATTCCAGAGTAG
- a CDS encoding carboxypeptidase-like regulatory domain-containing protein produces the protein MSRFKSRFCIVALPLAVLFVSINQSASAQEATGAITGIGDPGAQIIVTQVGNGEVIGVVVKCDGSYRVKGLKPADYEIVEKGPHHAVRKLSVSAGHDSHVDLAPAQTVKDTCRHNN, from the coding sequence ATGTCTCGCTTCAAATCGCGTTTCTGCATCGTCGCATTGCCCCTGGCAGTCTTGTTCGTGAGCATTAACCAATCTGCGTCAGCGCAGGAGGCTACGGGGGCCATCACCGGCATTGGAGATCCAGGAGCCCAAATCATCGTCACCCAAGTGGGCAACGGAGAAGTAATCGGAGTCGTTGTGAAGTGTGACGGAAGCTATCGGGTTAAAGGTCTGAAGCCCGCGGACTATGAGATTGTCGAAAAAGGACCGCATCATGCCGTCAGGAAGCTCTCGGTTTCGGCTGGCCATGACTCTCACGTCGATCTCGCCCCGGCTCAAACGGTGAAAGATACCTGCCGGCACAACAACTAG